AGGCGAAGCTCTCGCGGTCGAGGCGGTTGCGCTGCCGGGTGGGCAGCGGGTGGCTGCTGGTCGACATCGACAGTACCTCGTAAAGTGGTATCGACACTCTCAATACTAGCCCACCGTGCTCGATCCCGCAGACGGCCGGCGGCCGGAACCGTTCATGATCGTGGTCGCGACTGTTCACTATGGAGAACGGCATGGCCCCCCCGCGCATCGCCGGATTCCGGCTCGGCATCTACGTGTTCAAGGACGCGGAGATCGTCGATTTCGCCGCACCCCACGGCGTCTTCTCGGTGGCCCGGCGCTTCGACCCCGAGCTCGACGCGTTCCTCATCGCCGACGCGATGCGCCCGGTGCAGGCGCAGGCGGGGTTCACCGTCCTGCCCAACTACAGCTTCGACGACCGCCCGGCGATGGACGCCTTCCTCATCCCCGGCGGTTTCGGCACCCGCCAGGAGCTCCACAACCGGCGGCTCCACGAGTTCGTCGCCTCGCTGCCGGAGAGCACGCTGCTGACCAGCGTCTGCACCGGGTCCTGGATCTACGGGCTGATGGGTCTGCTCGACGGGCTCCCCGCCACCAACCGCAAGGAGCCGGACCGGGTCGAGGCCGGAGGCGCCGGCATGGTCCCGCTCGACCGCCTGGCGAAGCTCGCGCCCGCCTGCCGGATCAGCCGTGCCCGGGTGGTCGACGCCGGCCGGATCATCACCGCCGGGGGGATCACCTCGGGGATGGAGATGGGCTTCCACCTGCTCCGCCGTGCCGGCTGGGATGAGCCGCTGATCGCCGAGGTGGCCCGGGTGATGGAGTACTCGGCCGCCTACGACCTCTACCGCGACGACGTCGAGACGGCGGTGCCCGCCCGGGCGTAACCGGCGGCGGCCGATCTGCGACCATCGCGCGCCATGGCACCCCCGCTGCGCGGCGTTCTCGTCCTCGCCCTCGAGCAGGCGGTCTCGGGCCCGCTGGCCAGCCGGCTGCTGCTCGACCAGGGGGCGACGGTGGTGAAGGTGGAGCGCCCCGGCGCCGGCGACTTCGCCCGCCACTACGAGCACCACTCCGCCGGGGTGAGCAGCTACTTCGCCTGGCTGAACCACGGCAAGCAGTCGGTCGCCCTCGACCTCAAGACACCGCACGGGCGCGACATCGCCCACGCCCTCGCCGCCGAGGCCGACGTGGTGGTTCAGAACTACGCGCCGGGAGCGGCGGCGCGGCTGGGGCTGGGGCCGCGGCAGCTGCGGCGGCGGCGGCCGGAGCTGGTCTACGGGTCGATCAGCGGCTACGGCGAGCGCGGCCCGTACACCGAGCGCAAGGCCTACGACCTGCTGGTGCAGGCCGAGGCGGGGGTGATCGCCGTCACCGGCGAGCCGGGCCGCCTGGCCAAGGCGGGGGTCTCGCTCTGCGACATCGCCTCCGGCACCGCGCTGGCGACCGGCATCCTCGGCGCGCTGGTGGCGCGCGGCGCCGGGCGGGGCGGGGCGACCCTGTCGGTGTCGATGTTCGAGGCCACCCTCGACTGGACCGCTCCCACCCTCGGGCTCTACCTGTCCACCGGGGTCGAGCCGGCGCCGGTCGGCCTCCACCACCTCCATGCCGCCCCCTACGGCCCCTTCCCCTGCGGCGACGGCGGCCTGCTCGTCCTCTGCGCCCAGCACGACCGGGAGTGGCGCGACCTCTGCCTGCGCGCCTTCGACCGTCCCGACCTCGCCGCCGACGAGCGCTTCCTCACCACCGAGGGGCGGATGCGCCACCGCGCCGAGCTCCACGCCGCCATCGAGGCGGTGCTGGCCACCGACGGCGTGGAGAGCTGGGAGCGGCGGGTGGCCGGCGCCGGCCTGGCCTGCGCCCGGCTGCGCAGCGTGGCCGAGGTGGCCGACCATCCGGTGGTGCGCGAGCGCGGCCTCCTCCAGGAGGTGCACACCGAGCAGGGCACTGCGCGGATGCCGGTGCAGCCGATCCGGAGCAGCGCCGCCAGCCTCGGCGGCGGTCCCCGCATCCCGTCGGTCGGTGAGCACACCGACCGCTGGCTGCGCCGGCTCGGCTACACCGCGGCCGAGCGCCGCGACCTCTACCGCACCGGCGCCGCCGCCGCACCCGCCGCCGTCGAGCGGCGATGAGCGACTCCGGGGTGGCGGCGCCGCCGCCCTCGGGGGTGGACCAGCCGGCCGGGGGCCGCCGCACCCTCGGCAACGCGGTGCTGCTGCTGGTCACCCGCACGATCAGCCGGGTGGTGGTGCTGGTCACGGTGATCGTGGCCCAGCGCCTCGGCAGGGCCGGCTACGGCGAGTTCCAGACCGCGATCGTCTTCAGCTCGCTGAGCAGCATCGTCGCCGACCTCGGGCTGCAGGTGGTCTTCACCCGCGAGGCGGCGCGGCACCGAGAGCGGCTCGGCGACCTGCTCGCGGTCACCCTCGGCGCCCGCATCCCCCTGGCCGCGGCGAGCGGGGTGGTGCTCGCCGGCAGCGTCGCCCTGCTGGCGCCGTCGCTGCTGCCGCTGGTGCCCTCGGTCTACCTGCTGCTGCTGGTGATGTCGTTCTCCACGGTGCTGCGCTCGTGCTTCTACGCCACCCAGGAGATGCGCTGGGAGGTCATCGCCATCGCCGGCGAGACCGTGATCCTGCTCGGCGTCACCCTGCTCGCCGCCGCCAACCACGCCCCGGTGCACGTCTACATCGACGCCTACACCGCCTCCTACGGCTTCACCCTGGTGCTCGGCGCGGTGGTGGTGTCCCGCCGCTACGCGCCGCTGCGACTGGCCTGGCGTCCCGACGAGGTGCGCCGGCTGCTCCGCAGCGGCCTGCCCTTCGCCCTCGCCTTCGCGCTCAGCACCCTCTACTTCCGCGTCGACCTGGTGATCCTCCAGGCGCTGCGGGATTTCCGGCAGGCGGGCGACTACGCCGCCGCCAACAAGTTCCTCGACGGCCTCGGCTTCGTGCCCCAGGCGGTGATGAGCGCGGTCTATCCGGCGATCAGCATCGCCTTCACCGACGGCGCCGCGGCGGTGCGCCTCCTCTACCTGCGCGTCTACCGGCTGCTGGCGCTGGTGGGGATGCCCGCCTCGGTGCTCTGCGTGACCCTGGCCCCGGCGATCGTCGCCGACACCCACACCCTGCACACCGCCGTCCCCAGCCTGCGCGTCCTCGGCGGCACCGCCTTCTTCCTCTTCGTGGTCAACTCCTTCGTCTTCACGATGGGGGCGATGGACCGGCAGCTGAGCTTCGCCGCCCTCGCCGGCGCCAGTGTTGTCGTCAACGTCGTCCTGAACCTGGTGCTCATCCCGCTCTTCCCGTACCAGCAGGGGC
This DNA window, taken from Candidatus Dormiibacterota bacterium, encodes the following:
- a CDS encoding DJ-1/PfpI family protein encodes the protein MAPPRIAGFRLGIYVFKDAEIVDFAAPHGVFSVARRFDPELDAFLIADAMRPVQAQAGFTVLPNYSFDDRPAMDAFLIPGGFGTRQELHNRRLHEFVASLPESTLLTSVCTGSWIYGLMGLLDGLPATNRKEPDRVEAGGAGMVPLDRLAKLAPACRISRARVVDAGRIITAGGITSGMEMGFHLLRRAGWDEPLIAEVARVMEYSAAYDLYRDDVETAVPARA
- a CDS encoding CaiB/BaiF CoA-transferase family protein, translating into MAPPLRGVLVLALEQAVSGPLASRLLLDQGATVVKVERPGAGDFARHYEHHSAGVSSYFAWLNHGKQSVALDLKTPHGRDIAHALAAEADVVVQNYAPGAAARLGLGPRQLRRRRPELVYGSISGYGERGPYTERKAYDLLVQAEAGVIAVTGEPGRLAKAGVSLCDIASGTALATGILGALVARGAGRGGATLSVSMFEATLDWTAPTLGLYLSTGVEPAPVGLHHLHAAPYGPFPCGDGGLLVLCAQHDREWRDLCLRAFDRPDLAADERFLTTEGRMRHRAELHAAIEAVLATDGVESWERRVAGAGLACARLRSVAEVADHPVVRERGLLQEVHTEQGTARMPVQPIRSSAASLGGGPRIPSVGEHTDRWLRRLGYTAAERRDLYRTGAAAAPAAVERR
- a CDS encoding oligosaccharide flippase family protein, with the translated sequence MSDSGVAAPPPSGVDQPAGGRRTLGNAVLLLVTRTISRVVVLVTVIVAQRLGRAGYGEFQTAIVFSSLSSIVADLGLQVVFTREAARHRERLGDLLAVTLGARIPLAAASGVVLAGSVALLAPSLLPLVPSVYLLLLVMSFSTVLRSCFYATQEMRWEVIAIAGETVILLGVTLLAAANHAPVHVYIDAYTASYGFTLVLGAVVVSRRYAPLRLAWRPDEVRRLLRSGLPFALAFALSTLYFRVDLVILQALRDFRQAGDYAAANKFLDGLGFVPQAVMSAVYPAISIAFTDGAAAVRLLYLRVYRLLALVGMPASVLCVTLAPAIVADTHTLHTAVPSLRVLGGTAFFLFVVNSFVFTMGAMDRQLSFAALAGASVVVNVVLNLVLIPLFPYQQGPVACAWATVITEAVLFVAGLLVLSHHLGGLPWVRPLVPVVVSGAAMAAVAWPLRDAAQPVAVGVPLAVYCAAVMLTGALRPGELRPVVAAVRGRLGR